In Gossypium arboreum isolate Shixiya-1 chromosome 6, ASM2569848v2, whole genome shotgun sequence, the following are encoded in one genomic region:
- the LOC108485567 gene encoding protein DETOXIFICATION 51 gives MCNQTTTASILTSTQNSSQTHLYFHPGKHRHHHDHGAHHLCASISDIITEAKSLFNLAFPIAFTGLILYSRSIISMLFLGHLGDIQLAAGSLAIAFANVTGYSVLSGLALGMEPLCSQAFGAQRHKLLSLTLHRYVIFLLFVSILISFLWINMFNIMVYLRQDPNITRIGQRYLLFSLLDLFTNSFIHPIRIYLRAQGITHPLTLATLAATILHLPISFLLVSHFNLGVAGVAASASISNFFVLVSLVVHIWASGLHHPTWEKPTLECLTGWKPLLKLAAPSCVSVCLEWWWYEIMIVMCGLLVNPKAPVASMGILIQTTSLLYVFPSSLGFAVSTRVGNELGANRPNKARLSAVVAVFVSAIMGLSASTFASGMRNKWARMFTSDPEILRLTSIALPILGLCELGNCPQTVGCGVLRGSARPSTAANVNLGAFYLVGMPVAVGLGFYVGVGFSGVWLGLLSAQVCCAGLMLYVVGSTDWDLQAKRAQMLTCVDTTWLPHDFDNNSKGEEEQQPLICSVLTSAA, from the coding sequence ATGTGTAACCAAACCACCACCGCTTCCATCCTTACTTCTACTCAGAACTCTTCTCAAACCCACCTTTATTTCCACCCTGGAAAGCATAGGCATCACCATGACCATGGAGCTCATCACCTATGCGCTTCGATCTCTGACATCATAACTGAAGCTAAATCACTCTTCAATCTAGCCTTCCCCATAGCCTTCACTGGTCTCATTCTCTATTCTCGTTCCATCATTTCCATGCTCTTCCTTGGCCATCTTGGCGATATCCAACTGGCTGCCGGTTCATTAGCTATAGCCTTTGCTAACGTCACCGGCTACTCTGTCCTTTCCGGCCTTGCTTTAGGTATGGAGCCACTGTGTTCACAAGCCTTTGGAGCTCAAAGACATAAACTTTTATCTTTAACCCTTCACCGCTACGTTATTTTCCTCCTATTCGTTTCCATATTGATATCCTTTCTTTGGATAAACATGTTCAACATTATGGTTTATCTTCGTCAAGATCCTAATATCACCCGCATCGGCCAAAGGTACTTACTGTTTTCCCTACTTGACCTCTTCACCAACTCTTTCATTCACCCAATACGCATTTACCTTCGCGCTCAAGGCATCACCCACCCGCTCACTTTAGCAACCCTCGCCGCCACCATTCTCCATTTACCCATCAGCTTCTTACTCGTCTCCCATTTCAACTTGGGCGTCGCCGGGGTAGCCGCTTCTGCTTCCATCTCCAACTTCTTCGTTCTCGTCTCCCTAGTTGTTCACATTTGGGCCTCAGGCCTCCACCATCCCACGTGGGAAAAACCCACTTTGGAGTGTTTAACCGGCTGGAAGCCGCTGCTCAAGCTAGCCGCCCCAAGCTGTGTTTCTGTTTGTTTGGAGTGGTGGTGGTACGAGATCATGATCGTGATGTGTGGGCTTTTGGTGAACCCGAAGGCGCCGGTCGCTTCAATGGGGATATTGATTCAAACGACGTCGTTGTTGTACGTTTTCCCTTCTTCGTTGGGTTTCGCGGTTTCGACCCGTGTCGGAAACGAATTAGGGGCAAACCGTCCTAATAAAGCGAGATTATCGGCTGTGGTGGCGGTTTTCGTATCAGCCATAATGGGCTTATCAGCGTCGACGTTTGCATCAGGGATGAGAAATAAGTGGGCCAGGATGTTCACATCTGATCCTGAGATCCTACGGCTGACATCCATTGCACTACCTATCCTAGGGTTATGCGAGCTGGGGAACTGCCCGCAAACAGTGGGATGTGGGGTCCTCAGAGGGAGTGCACGTCCTTCCACCGCAGCTAATGTGAACCTCGGGGCATTTTACTTGGTAGGCATGCCCGTTGCGGTCGGACTCGGATTCTATGTCGGAGTCGGATTTTCTGGGGTATGGTTGGGCCTACTTTCGGCCCAGGTGTGTTGCGCTGGGCTTATGTTGTATGTGGTGGGGTCCACTGACTGGGACCTACAAGCCAAGAGGGCCCAGATGCTGACGTGTGTAGATACTACATGGCTACCTCACGATTTTGATAATAATAGTAAGGGTGAGGAAGAACAACAGCCGTTGATTTGCAGTGTGCTGACTTCAGCTGCCTAA
- the LOC108485474 gene encoding uncharacterized protein LOC108485474, producing the protein MEGPELKKRKIHKPPPRRTVASPASKTPKDAKPTCSSRVPGVQTSEINSFRIQQEKNFAVAQAQQDGCTGNFKKFDSWYGNFLVPVVPSRAELNR; encoded by the exons ATGGAAGGACCTGAACTCAAGAAGAGGAAAATCCATAAGCCACCGCCTCGCCG GACTGTTGCTTCACCTGCTTCAAAGACTCCCAAAGATGCAAAACCAACGTGTAGTTCGAGG GTTCCAGGTGTACAAACAAGTGAAATTAATAGTTTCAGAATCcaacaagaaaaaaattttgctgtAGCTCAAGCACAACAAGACGGCTGCActggaaattttaagaaatttgATTCATGGTATGGGAATTTTCTGGTACCAGTTGTTCCATCACGGGCAGAACTTAACAGATAA